From a single Mangifera indica cultivar Alphonso chromosome 19, CATAS_Mindica_2.1, whole genome shotgun sequence genomic region:
- the LOC123202979 gene encoding AT-hook motif nuclear-localized protein 25-like isoform X1, which produces MSFISCVSFFSSFFSFTFTALQLNCGNYLIYQEKISVKVSVLPCFSNTIFDWELRELYQIQREIRREGRLQISWWVDKIDVAMAGYDQPGQGSRYFHQRPSSIAVQQHQSTQLSPDSKDSKEDDDEYKTDLDAAASASSNRRPRGRPAGSKNKPKPPIIITRDSPNALQSLVLEVSAGADIMESLSNYARRRGRGICVLSGSGTVSNVTLRQPAAPSGSVVTLHGRFEILSLSGTVLPPPAPPSAGGLSIYLSGGQGQVVGGSVVGPLLASGPVILMAASFANAVFERLPLDEEEAGGVQVQPTASQSSGVTGGGQLGEGGGNDGGGGGGGSGGSFYHMGGGNVGNYPFSGDLFGWGGAGSASRPPF; this is translated from the exons ATGAGTTTCATTTCATgtgtatcatttttttcttcttttttctcttttacctTCACAGCACTTCAGCTCAACTGTGGCAACTACTTGATTTATCAGGAAAAAATATCAGTGAAAGTATCTGTTCTTCCTTGTTTTTCAA ACACAATCTTTGATTGGGAATTAAGAGAGTTGTATCAGATCCAGAGAGAGATCAGAAGAGAAGGCCGGCTGCAAATAAGTTGGTGGGTAGACAAAATAGATGTGGCGATGGCTGGATATGATCAGCCGGGTCAAGGTTCTCGCTACTTCCATCAGAGACCTTCATCGATTGCTGTACAACAACATCAATCAACTCAGCTTTCCCCAGATTCGAAAGACTCCAAAGAAGACGACGACGAGTACAAAACTGACTTAGACGCTGCTGCTTCTGCTTCCTCCAATCGTCGTCCTCGTGGTCGTCCTGCTGGTTCCAAGAACAAACCAAAACCACCAATTATAATCACTCGAGACAGCCCCAATGCCCTTCAATCACTCGTCCTTGAAGTCTCTGCGGGCGCTGACATCATGGAGAGCTTGTCAAATTATGctagaagaagaggaagaggcatTTGTGTTCTCAGTGGCAGTGGTACAGTTTCAAATGTTACCCTAAGGCAACCAGCCGCTCCTTCTGGAAGTGTAGTCACTCTACACGGTAGGTTTGAGATTCTTTCTCTTTCTGGGACAGTGCTTCCACCGCCGGCACCACCCAGCGCCGGTGGACTGTCGATATATTTGTCCGGAGGACAAGGGCAGGTAGTGGGAGGAAGTGTGGTGGGGCCTTTGTTAGCATCTGGTCCAGTTATTTTAATGGCTGCATCGTTTGCAAATGCAGTCTTTGAAAGGTTACCCTTGGATGAAGAAGAAGCTGGGGGTGTTCAAGTTCAGCCAACGGCATCACAGTCTTCAGGTGTGACAGGTGGAGGACAGCTCGGTGAAGGCGGAGGGAATGAcggtggtggtggcggtggaggTAGCGGTGGGTCTTTCTATCACATGGGAGGAGGAAATGTGGGGAATTATCCCTTTTCAGGTGATTTGTTCGGATGGGGTGGTGCTGGAAGTGCCTCCAGGCCTCCATTCTAG
- the LOC123202979 gene encoding AT-hook motif nuclear-localized protein 27-like isoform X2: MAGYDQPGQGSRYFHQRPSSIAVQQHQSTQLSPDSKDSKEDDDEYKTDLDAAASASSNRRPRGRPAGSKNKPKPPIIITRDSPNALQSLVLEVSAGADIMESLSNYARRRGRGICVLSGSGTVSNVTLRQPAAPSGSVVTLHGRFEILSLSGTVLPPPAPPSAGGLSIYLSGGQGQVVGGSVVGPLLASGPVILMAASFANAVFERLPLDEEEAGGVQVQPTASQSSGVTGGGQLGEGGGNDGGGGGGGSGGSFYHMGGGNVGNYPFSGDLFGWGGAGSASRPPF, translated from the coding sequence ATGGCTGGATATGATCAGCCGGGTCAAGGTTCTCGCTACTTCCATCAGAGACCTTCATCGATTGCTGTACAACAACATCAATCAACTCAGCTTTCCCCAGATTCGAAAGACTCCAAAGAAGACGACGACGAGTACAAAACTGACTTAGACGCTGCTGCTTCTGCTTCCTCCAATCGTCGTCCTCGTGGTCGTCCTGCTGGTTCCAAGAACAAACCAAAACCACCAATTATAATCACTCGAGACAGCCCCAATGCCCTTCAATCACTCGTCCTTGAAGTCTCTGCGGGCGCTGACATCATGGAGAGCTTGTCAAATTATGctagaagaagaggaagaggcatTTGTGTTCTCAGTGGCAGTGGTACAGTTTCAAATGTTACCCTAAGGCAACCAGCCGCTCCTTCTGGAAGTGTAGTCACTCTACACGGTAGGTTTGAGATTCTTTCTCTTTCTGGGACAGTGCTTCCACCGCCGGCACCACCCAGCGCCGGTGGACTGTCGATATATTTGTCCGGAGGACAAGGGCAGGTAGTGGGAGGAAGTGTGGTGGGGCCTTTGTTAGCATCTGGTCCAGTTATTTTAATGGCTGCATCGTTTGCAAATGCAGTCTTTGAAAGGTTACCCTTGGATGAAGAAGAAGCTGGGGGTGTTCAAGTTCAGCCAACGGCATCACAGTCTTCAGGTGTGACAGGTGGAGGACAGCTCGGTGAAGGCGGAGGGAATGAcggtggtggtggcggtggaggTAGCGGTGGGTCTTTCTATCACATGGGAGGAGGAAATGTGGGGAATTATCCCTTTTCAGGTGATTTGTTCGGATGGGGTGGTGCTGGAAGTGCCTCCAGGCCTCCATTCTAG